AGACAGAAGGTATTAAAAATGCAGTGGTAAACTTCATGACTTTGAAAATGAATGTAGAATTTGAGGACGGAGCAGACTATAAGGCAGTTATGCAGGACGTATTAAAGAACTGCAAGAAGGTAGAAGACGACTGCGAGATTTTCCTCTAAAAATGGATGCGTTTGTCGTTAGAAGAGGTGAATGAAACATGAATAAGAAACAGAAAAAAGTTTTGAAAAGGATCCTCCTTGCTGTTTTGTGTATCGGAGTTCTGCATTTCCTTCCGGTAGATGGGACCTTGAAATTTTTATTATACATGATTCCATATCTGATTATCGGATATGATATTCTAATCAAAGCAGGAAAGGGAATTAAGAACCAACAGGTATTTGATGAGAACTTTCTGATGGCGGTTGCAACAGTCGGAGCGATTCTTCTTGGAGATTATGTAGAGGGAACAGCGGTTATGCTATTTTATCAGATCGGTGAGCTGTTCCAGAGTTATGCGGTTGGAAAAAGCCGGAGAAATATCAGTGATCTGATGGATATCCGTCCGGATTATGCAAATATTGAAAAAGAGGATGGAAGTCTGGAACAGGTGGATCCGGATGAGATCGAGATTGGAACAGAGATCGTGGTACAGCCGGGAGAAAAGGTGCCGATCGACGGAGTGATTACCGAAGGCTCCTCTACCTTAAATACCAGTGCCCTGACAGGAGAA
This window of the Mediterraneibacter butyricigenes genome carries:
- a CDS encoding cation transporter, encoding MKKTYKIDVDCANCANKMEEAANKTEGIKNAVVNFMTLKMNVEFEDGADYKAVMQDVLKNCKKVEDDCEIFL